The following proteins are co-located in the Zavarzinella sp. genome:
- the nrfD gene encoding NrfD/PsrC family molybdoenzyme membrane anchor subunit: MATGVLEPHPPHVEELPPAIGGTHNLGTVADSIGNIAIGVKGHPKVWWLAFGFGVVFSLVFVGTVVHLLTYGTGVWGLNIASAWGFAIINFVWWIGIGHAGTLISAILLLLHQRWRTSINRFAEAMTIFAVMCAGVFPLLHTGRPWLAYWLFPAPYNFGMWPQFRSPLEWDVFAVSTYFTVSLIFWYVGLIPDFATLRDAAPTRIQKLIYGLLALGWRGSAYHWRRYEKVYLILAGISTPLVFSVHSIVSFDFAVSIVPLWHATIFPPFFVIGAIFSGFAMVLVLAIPLRSLYGLKDFITDWHIDNCAKVMLATGLMVSYGYFSEVWFGWYSHSIYEQSTTWQRLFGPYGWSYWVLIFCNFVAPQVLWVKKWRMNAWILFAVSIIALIGMWFERYVIVITLTREYLPSMWGHYAPTMWDWLLYLGTFGIFFFFFMLFVRYVPMISITEMRELLPKKGGGQDGHSIAEGPP, from the coding sequence ATGGCGACAGGCGTTCTCGAACCACACCCACCCCACGTGGAAGAACTCCCACCAGCGATTGGTGGGACTCACAACCTTGGCACCGTAGCGGATAGCATTGGAAACATTGCTATTGGTGTCAAAGGGCATCCGAAAGTCTGGTGGCTGGCGTTCGGCTTTGGTGTAGTCTTTTCCCTCGTTTTCGTTGGTACAGTAGTCCACCTGCTGACTTACGGTACCGGGGTATGGGGCTTGAATATTGCCTCGGCTTGGGGCTTCGCAATTATCAACTTCGTCTGGTGGATCGGTATCGGCCACGCGGGAACGTTGATTTCGGCAATTCTGCTACTGTTGCACCAGCGTTGGCGTACCAGTATCAACCGATTTGCTGAGGCGATGACGATTTTCGCCGTGATGTGTGCCGGGGTGTTTCCCTTGCTTCACACGGGTCGGCCCTGGCTGGCGTACTGGCTGTTCCCGGCACCCTACAACTTTGGGATGTGGCCTCAGTTCCGCAGTCCGCTGGAATGGGACGTATTTGCGGTCAGTACCTACTTCACCGTATCTCTGATTTTCTGGTACGTGGGTTTGATTCCGGACTTTGCAACGTTGCGAGATGCCGCACCCACCCGGATTCAGAAGCTGATTTACGGCTTACTGGCACTCGGCTGGCGTGGTTCGGCGTATCATTGGCGTCGATATGAAAAGGTCTACCTGATCCTGGCAGGGATTTCAACCCCACTGGTATTTTCGGTGCACTCGATTGTGTCGTTTGACTTTGCAGTCTCGATTGTCCCGCTTTGGCACGCGACGATTTTCCCACCGTTCTTCGTGATTGGTGCGATTTTCTCTGGTTTCGCCATGGTTCTGGTGCTGGCGATCCCACTGCGATCGCTCTATGGCCTGAAAGACTTTATTACCGACTGGCACATCGATAATTGTGCCAAGGTGATGCTGGCGACCGGCTTGATGGTCTCTTATGGCTATTTCAGCGAAGTCTGGTTTGGCTGGTACAGTCATAGCATTTACGAACAGAGCACCACGTGGCAGCGACTGTTTGGTCCGTACGGCTGGTCGTACTGGGTGCTGATTTTCTGTAACTTTGTGGCACCCCAGGTATTGTGGGTGAAGAAGTGGCGGATGAATGCCTGGATATTGTTTGCCGTTTCCATCATTGCATTGATCGGGATGTGGTTTGAACGATATGTGATTGTGATCACGCTTACCCGCGAGTATCTCCCATCGATGTGGGGCCATTATGCTCCGACCATGTGGGACTGGTTGCTCTATCTGGGAACATTCGGGATCTTCTTTTTCTTCTTCATGCTGTTTGTTCGCTACGTGCCAATGATCAGCATCACCGAAATGCGTGAATTGCTGCCGAAGAAAGGTGGTGGTCAAGATGGACATTCAATCGCGGAGGGCCCTCCATGA
- a CDS encoding TAT-variant-translocated molybdopterin oxidoreductase, producing the protein MGETTNLLNTPASGKEQWLGLEELANTPAFQEMLEREFPDDAESWTDPLSRRTFLTLSAASLALAGIGCSPRPASPKKIFPYVRQPEGMTLGLPLFYATTFSQGGVATGVLVKSREGRPIKIEGNPTHPGSVGASSAHIQASLLDLYDPDRSRNIQFQGLAKSWDEATSELRTKFEGLQTKNIRILSLASSSPTLRSVIADFKVQFKNTEWYEYETSNRDFVSQGSQLAFGEELLPVYDFTQATRVLAVDADFLCHGEAAVRYSREFNVNRRVTSKEGATEEKLTRLYAVESNLTGTGSVADHRLALKSTQIDSFIRALANKFGLKVASGEKLPELAERWLDPLFNDLKAHEGKGLVVVGDHQPAAVHAIAHAINQELKAFGKSVTLKKADKTFGSQTANLTKLVDEMKSGKVDALLILGSNPVYDAPVDLGFADALAKVGLKIHMGTHLDETAIKCDWHFPLAHYLETWGDGRGYDGIVSLQQPLIAPLHGARTPLELFVRLFDYKVQVPGPLGAVETMTPSSSMEVVKAYWHKQWKPSEKHKEFQHAWEHWLQDGVIPDSAWPTVEKAPDITNLKESVTKVAAFEVNFRVDPNIHDGRYANNGWLQELPKPITKLTWDNAAIISPKTAKDLGVTVYSERWGGGEHGQVSANFIDISLAGKTLSIPVWIQPGHADDSITLHLGFGRTHAGQVGNEKGFNTFTIRTTSSLWMDNCEKPVASTNRYTLACTQAHHAMKDDSGWDRRPARMGYLPEFQKNPTFASIPNAAKPEKDMIIVPQPAPSKKGHDHGNDGHKHDEHGHEHHVHDKRLIPLTLHPDSRNLPDDILGLHSDDPHINTTSDYAKARRWGMAIDLNTCHGCGVCMIACQAENNIPVVGKDQVTRGREMHWIRVDRYYSGNDPDDAGNIQVHFQPVPCQQCEKAPCEVVCPVAATAHSADGLNDMVYNRCVGTRYCSNNCPYKVRRFNFLTYADWRTDTYKLMRNPEVSVRERGVMEKCTYCVQRIRSAEIEAERQRREILDGEILTACQAACPSGAIAFGNLDDGDSVVSEWKRRPTNYGLLAELNTQPRTTYLAAVRNPNPEMPRA; encoded by the coding sequence ATGGGTGAAACAACGAATTTGTTGAATACGCCAGCCTCTGGGAAAGAGCAGTGGCTTGGTTTGGAAGAATTGGCAAATACTCCTGCATTTCAGGAGATGCTGGAGCGGGAATTTCCGGATGATGCGGAATCTTGGACGGATCCTCTGAGTCGTCGGACATTTCTGACACTTTCGGCGGCATCCTTGGCATTGGCTGGCATTGGCTGTTCGCCTCGTCCGGCATCGCCGAAAAAGATCTTCCCATATGTTCGTCAGCCCGAAGGAATGACGCTGGGGCTGCCCCTGTTTTATGCAACCACCTTTTCGCAAGGTGGCGTGGCAACAGGTGTGTTGGTGAAAAGCCGTGAAGGCCGACCTATCAAAATCGAAGGCAATCCCACCCACCCGGGCAGCGTCGGGGCTTCCAGTGCCCACATTCAGGCATCGCTGCTGGATCTGTACGATCCAGATCGATCCCGAAACATTCAGTTTCAGGGATTGGCAAAATCGTGGGATGAAGCCACTTCCGAATTGCGGACGAAGTTTGAAGGGCTGCAAACCAAAAACATTCGTATTCTTTCGCTGGCTTCATCATCACCCACCTTGCGATCGGTAATCGCTGATTTCAAAGTACAGTTTAAGAATACCGAATGGTACGAATACGAAACCAGCAACCGAGATTTCGTATCCCAGGGTAGTCAGCTGGCATTTGGCGAAGAACTGCTACCTGTGTACGATTTCACTCAGGCCACCCGCGTTCTGGCAGTGGATGCAGACTTCCTTTGTCATGGGGAAGCCGCCGTTCGATACTCACGTGAATTTAATGTGAATCGACGGGTTACCAGCAAAGAAGGTGCTACCGAGGAGAAGCTAACTCGCCTGTATGCGGTTGAATCGAACCTCACTGGTACGGGTTCGGTTGCAGATCACCGGCTGGCACTGAAAAGCACGCAGATTGATTCGTTTATTCGAGCATTGGCTAATAAGTTTGGTTTGAAAGTCGCTTCTGGCGAAAAACTGCCTGAATTGGCTGAACGCTGGCTCGATCCGCTTTTCAATGATTTAAAGGCCCATGAAGGGAAAGGCCTGGTAGTGGTAGGCGATCATCAGCCTGCCGCAGTTCATGCGATTGCCCACGCAATCAATCAGGAATTAAAGGCATTTGGCAAATCGGTCACGTTGAAGAAGGCTGACAAAACATTCGGCAGTCAGACTGCAAATCTCACCAAACTGGTTGATGAGATGAAGTCTGGCAAAGTCGATGCACTGCTGATTCTGGGAAGTAATCCTGTTTACGATGCTCCTGTGGATCTGGGCTTTGCCGATGCACTGGCGAAAGTGGGCCTGAAGATTCATATGGGTACCCACCTGGATGAGACCGCCATCAAGTGCGACTGGCACTTCCCGCTGGCACATTATCTGGAAACATGGGGTGATGGGCGTGGCTACGATGGTATTGTTTCTTTGCAACAACCGTTGATTGCCCCACTGCATGGCGCACGCACTCCACTGGAGTTGTTCGTGCGGCTGTTTGACTACAAGGTTCAGGTGCCCGGTCCACTGGGTGCCGTGGAAACCATGACGCCTTCCAGTTCTATGGAAGTGGTCAAAGCTTACTGGCACAAACAGTGGAAGCCATCTGAAAAGCACAAAGAGTTTCAGCATGCGTGGGAACATTGGCTGCAGGATGGGGTAATTCCAGATTCGGCCTGGCCCACTGTTGAAAAAGCTCCGGATATTACGAATCTCAAAGAAAGTGTTACGAAAGTGGCTGCTTTTGAGGTCAACTTCCGTGTGGACCCGAATATCCACGATGGTCGTTACGCCAACAATGGCTGGCTGCAGGAATTGCCAAAGCCAATTACCAAGCTGACGTGGGACAACGCAGCAATTATCAGCCCGAAAACAGCTAAAGACCTAGGCGTTACTGTTTACAGCGAACGCTGGGGGGGCGGCGAGCACGGTCAGGTAAGTGCCAATTTCATCGATATCTCCTTAGCTGGTAAGACCTTAAGTATTCCAGTCTGGATTCAGCCGGGCCATGCAGACGATTCGATTACTCTGCACCTGGGTTTTGGCCGCACCCATGCTGGTCAGGTAGGAAATGAGAAAGGTTTTAATACTTTCACGATCCGCACCACGAGCAGTTTGTGGATGGATAACTGCGAGAAGCCTGTAGCCAGCACGAACCGCTACACACTGGCTTGTACGCAGGCCCACCATGCGATGAAAGACGATTCGGGTTGGGATCGTCGGCCCGCACGGATGGGTTATCTGCCAGAGTTTCAGAAAAATCCTACGTTTGCATCAATTCCCAATGCCGCCAAACCGGAAAAGGACATGATTATTGTCCCGCAGCCGGCACCCTCGAAAAAAGGGCATGACCATGGGAATGATGGCCACAAGCACGATGAACATGGTCATGAACACCATGTTCATGATAAACGTTTAATCCCACTGACACTGCATCCGGACAGCCGCAATCTGCCTGATGACATTCTGGGATTGCATTCCGATGACCCGCACATCAATACTACCAGCGACTACGCGAAAGCACGTCGGTGGGGGATGGCAATCGATCTCAATACGTGCCACGGGTGCGGTGTATGCATGATTGCCTGTCAGGCCGAAAACAACATCCCCGTAGTGGGCAAAGATCAGGTCACTCGCGGTCGGGAAATGCACTGGATTCGCGTCGATCGCTACTACTCTGGCAACGATCCGGATGATGCAGGCAATATTCAGGTGCACTTCCAGCCTGTTCCGTGCCAGCAGTGCGAAAAAGCCCCCTGCGAAGTGGTGTGCCCGGTGGCAGCCACCGCACACTCAGCCGATGGTCTGAATGACATGGTGTACAATCGGTGCGTCGGGACCCGCTATTGCTCAAACAACTGTCCATATAAGGTTCGTCGATTTAACTTTTTGACGTACGCAGACTGGCGAACTGATACCTACAAACTGATGCGGAATCCCGAAGTCAGTGTTCGCGAGCGTGGGGTCATGGAAAAGTGCACCTACTGCGTCCAGCGGATTCGCTCGGCAGAAATTGAAGCCGAACGTCAAAGACGGGAGATTCTGGATGGCGAAATTCTGACTGCCTGCCAGGCAGCCTGCCCATCCGGTGCGATCGCATTTGGTAACCTTGATGATGGTGATTCGGTCGTTTCAGAATGGAAACGTCGACCCACGAATTACGGTTTGCTGGCAGAATTAAATACGCAGCCACGGACGACGTATCTGGCTGCGGTTCGTAACCCTAACCCAGAAATGCCGAGGGCGTAA
- a CDS encoding cytochrome c3 family protein yields MPQIFPRGMNTIVRMLVFGLPLMGMGSGATGAILYRSGYITGKGEVVDQPVPFSHKHHVSELGIDCRFCHTAAETSPYAGIPPTETCMKCHQQMWNGSQMLNPVRASFENNQSIPWEKIHNLPDYAYFNHSIHLGKGVGCYSCHGEVDEMPLMSQKHTLLMEWCLKCHRNPEEHLRPLTEITNMKWKAEDYIDPTTGKKENPATGKPYTQLELGKQLKELHRVRDAMVITNCSICHR; encoded by the coding sequence ATGCCACAAATCTTTCCACGAGGAATGAACACCATCGTACGAATGCTGGTGTTTGGTCTCCCTCTTATGGGCATGGGTTCTGGAGCAACGGGGGCCATTTTGTACCGTTCCGGCTACATCACGGGCAAAGGCGAAGTGGTGGATCAACCGGTGCCATTCAGCCACAAGCACCACGTCAGTGAGTTGGGGATCGATTGTCGCTTTTGTCACACTGCGGCCGAAACTTCCCCCTACGCTGGCATCCCGCCCACGGAAACGTGCATGAAATGCCACCAGCAGATGTGGAATGGCTCCCAAATGCTGAACCCGGTGCGGGCCAGCTTTGAAAATAATCAGTCGATTCCATGGGAAAAAATTCATAATTTGCCGGATTATGCGTATTTCAACCACTCGATTCACTTGGGCAAAGGGGTGGGGTGCTATTCCTGCCACGGCGAAGTGGATGAAATGCCGTTGATGTCCCAAAAACACACGCTCTTGATGGAGTGGTGCCTGAAATGTCACCGTAACCCGGAAGAGCATCTGCGACCGCTGACCGAAATCACCAACATGAAGTGGAAAGCGGAAGATTATATTGACCCAACTACAGGTAAGAAGGAAAACCCCGCCACAGGGAAGCCTTATACCCAACTGGAGTTGGGCAAACAACTGAAGGAACTGCACCGTGTCCGCGATGCAATGGTTATTACGAACTGTTCAATCTGTCACCGTTAA